CAATAGACTAGAGATATCTGATTCAGGGCATTAGGTGCCTTGACAATCAGGGGACACGGAGTTCCGGGGCAGGCTAGACGGCTCTCCAGGGAAGAGAAATACCTCATGCTGCAGGCATTTATCATTACGCTCCGCGAAGGTGTGGAGGCCGCGCTGATCATCGGCATCGTCTTCGCCTACCTTACCAAGATAGGCCGTCAGGAGCTGAAGCGGACGGTTTTCTGGGCCCTGGGAGCAGCTTTGGCGGCCAGTGTCGCTGTGGCTATCGTGCTGGCACGACTTCAGATCAATACAGACATCTTTGAAGGTTGGGTGATGTTGGCCGCCGCGGTCTTTGTCATCAGCATGATCTGGTTCATGCACAAGACGGCGCGGACCATGCGCGGCGATATCGAGCAAAAGATCGCGCAATACACCGGCCAGGATGGCGTCTCGAAGGCCGGGCTTTTCTTCTTCGTCTTTCTGCTCGTCTTGCGCGAGGGCGTGGAGACGGTGTTGATCCTCTCTGCTGTGACCCTCAACTCCACCGAACTGATGAGCTTTACCGGGACGCTGCTTGGGGTGGCCGTGGCGGTGGTCTTCGGTGTGCTGTTCGTGCGCGGAAGCGTCAAGATCAACCTGCAACGGTTCTTCCGTGTCACCACCGTGATCCTTTACTTCGTGGCGTTCCAGTTGACCATCAGCGGTCTGCACGAACTCAGCGAGAACGGCGTTCTTCCTTCGAGCCAGGCTGAGATGCGGCTGATCGGCCCGATCGTTCGCAACGATCTCTTCTTCTTCGTCACGATGTTGGCGCTGGCGGGTTTGATGGTACTGATGGAGTACCGCCGCCGGGCTCCCATGGCGCTTACCGCCAATGCAACGCCCGCCGACCGCAGGCGCGCGGAGTGGACCCAGCGCCGCGAGAAGATGTGGATGACCGCAGTCGTTGGCACGAGCTTCCTGTTTATTTTTCTATCCACCGCCGAGTTCATCTATGCCAAGAGTTCCACGGCGTTGTCACCGACGACCTCCGTCACACTCGTCGGCAGTCAGGTAACGGTTCCCACCGCCGACGTCAACGACGACCAGCTTCACCGCTACGGCGTGCATGTGGACGATGGCAAGGGAGGAAGCACCGAGGTGCGCTTCCTGCTGTTCAAGAAGCCGGACGGCAACATCGTCTCCGTAGGCGACGCCTGCCACATCTGCGGCCCGGTTGGCTTCTACATCGGCAGCCAGGGCATCACCTGCAAGATGTGCGCATCGCCTCTGAATGCTTCCTCCATGGGACAGGAAGGCGGGTGCAACCCGATCCCCTTGAAGAGCACGGTAGGCGGAGGCCAGGTGACGATCCAGGCCGCCGACCTCAAGACGCTGGTCGCTGTATTTGAACGCTAGGTGAGGCAATGTTCTTTCGGCTACTGATGGAGAGCTTCCGGCGGCAGCGGCGACGCAAGACACTTGCGGGCCTCGCAATCCTGCTTGGAACAACTGCGGTGACCGCAATGCTGGCACTCGCGACCACCATCGGCGATCGCATCCACGACGAACTCGCTGTCTACGGCGCGAACATCGTGGTCCACCCGGCGGCCGATCAACTTGACGTGAAGGTGGGCGGCGTCGACGTGAAGCCTGTCTCAGGCGGAGCTTACCTGAAAGAGTCGGACCTCAAGAAGCTGCGTGGCATCTTCTGGGCGAACAACATCACTGGGGTTTCGCCCGAGCTTCCTGTCCATATCGCTGGAAGTACATCCGGCGGACGCGCAGTGGATGCAGCCGCCACCGGCATGTGGTTTCGTCACTCGCTCAGCAGCGGCGGAGGCTCCGCTCTGGTGACAGGCGCTCCCGCACTCCACCCACTTTGGAAACTGGAAGGTGCGTGGCCCAACGAAACAAAGACGACGGGCGGCGAAGCGGAGGCAGTGGCTGGCAACACTCTGGCTTCAATGCTTGGGCTGCACATAGGGGACACGATCACCACCTCTCCTCAGAACACCATGCTGCGCATCGTCGGCATTGTCACGACCGGCGCCGCAACGGACGATCAGCTTCTTCTCCCGCTCAATGCCGCGCAGAGGATCGCCGGAACACCCGATGCCGTGCGGCGCGTTGAGATCTCCGCTCGTACGAAGCCAGAGGACGCCTTCGCGCGCAAGGACCCCGATTCCCTCTCGCCGAAGCTGCGCGAGGTCTGGTATTGCAGGCCCTACGCGAACTCTATCGCCTACCAGATTCGCGAGGCGATCCCCGGTGCGCGGGCCGAGCAGGTCCGTCGCGTCGAACAGAGCGAGGGCAATGTGCTGAAGCGCATCAGCGGCCTGATGTGGCTGATCAGCGCAGCCGCCATGCTGGCCGCGGGCTTTGCCGTAAGCGCGGCGATGGCGACGGCCATTCTGGAACGACAGGGCGAGATCGGCCTGATGCGCTCTCTCGGCGCCAGCAAGGGCGCCATCGCCATGTTGTTTTACGCGGAGACCGGGCTGCTTGCGTTGCTCGCCGGTGGGCTTGGTTATTTTGCTGGCTCCGGACTGGCAGGGTGGTTAGGAGCGCGAATCTTCGGCTCGGATGCTCCTCTTACCGCTGCGAGCGTCTTCAATCCGGTGCTGCTTCCTGTCATCGTCGCGCTGGCCCTCGTGGTCGCGCTCGCGGGCAGCACGCCGGCGATCCGCCGCGCCCTGACCATGGATCCCTCCGCCATTCTGAGGGCCGACGTATGAGCCGGCAGTTAAACATCGTCAGCATGTTGCGCCGCTCACTGGTGCATCGCAGGGCGCGCAGCCTGTCGGCGCTGATGGCGATGACCATCTCTGCTGCTGTGGCAACGGCGCTGCTCACGCTCTACGCCGACCTCGACGCCAAGCTGCATCACGAGTTTCGCAACTTCGGCGCAAACATCGTGATCACTCCCGCCGAGGCTGGAAAGTCGTTCCCGCCTGACACGCTCGAACGTGTGCAGGCAGCCGCGGGACCGGACGCTGTCGCCGCAGAGTTTGCCTATGCCGTTGCCACCACGGACCGCGGAACACCGGTCGTCGTCTCCGGAACAGACTTTGACGCTGTACGCCGCCTGAACGCCTGGTGGCAGGTGGACGCATGGCCCGCTGCGAATGAAGCTGACGCGGCTCTACTCGGGCAACGTGCGGCCCAGTTCGTCGCCGACGAGCACTCCGTCCAACTCACCTTTGATGGCCGTCCCCTGACGCTACGGGGCGCGGGCAGACTGCGCACCGGCGACGCCGAAGACAGCCGCATCTACATGCCGCTGTCTACCTTTACCGCGTGGACGGGCGCGCAGCCAGGCGTGATCGAGATACAGATCGCCGGTGGGGCCGTCAAGGTTGAAGCCGCAATCGAGCGGCTGAGACAGCTTCCCGGCCTGAAGATCGAGCCCGTACGCCAGTTGGTCGAAGGCGAAGACCGCATCGTCGACAAGACGCATGCGCTGATGTACGGGGCCGTGCTCCTGATCGCGCTCACCGTCGCGGTAAGTGTGCTGGCAACACTTTCGGCCAGCGTGCTCGAGCGCAGGCGCGACTTCGCACTGATGAAGGCGCTCGGCGGATCGCAGGCTCAGTTGATGGCGATGTTCCTGCTTGAAGCGATGGTCCTTGCTGTCGCTGGTGTCGCGGCAGGCTTTGTGCTCGGCTCCGCAGCCGCCTTTGCCATCAGCCAACTCAACTTCCATACGGCCACGCTTCCGCGCGTGGGGGTGCTTCCGGCCGTCGTACTTCTAAATATTCTGATTGCAGCTCTGGCGGCAATGCTTCCGGCCCGTGTTCTGCGAAATCTGCAACCTGCGGCCCTGCTTAAAGGCGAGTGAGATTGATGACGAACGATAGTCCTCTGGTAGAAAACCTGATCGAACAGACGCGACCCGACTGCGCGGTGATTGCCTTGAACGGCGTGACGCGCGAGTATGAAGGCCATGCGGGCAAGGTATGCGCACTCGACCATGCCTCGTTCTCCATCGTTGCCGGGGAGTGGGTCGCCATCACCGGCCCCTCTGGCTCGGGCAAGAGCACGCTGGTCAACCTGATCGGCTGCCTCGACCGGCCGACACAGGGGCAGCTTCACATCGATGGCGTCAATGTCGCCAGTATGTCCGCCACGGAACTGGACCGTTTTCGCGCCGACAAAATCGGCTTTATCTTCCAGCAGTTTCACCTGATTCCTTACCTGTCGGCGATTGAAAACGTCATGCTCGCGCAGTACTTCCACTCCATGACAGACGAGAAGGAAGCCCGCACCGCGCTCGAGCGCGTGGGACTGGGACAACGCGCCGACCACCTGCCCAGCGAACTCTCGGGCGGCGAGCAGCAGCGTGTCTGCGTGGCCCGAGCGTTGATCAACAACCCGCCCATCCTCCTTGCCGATGAGCCAACCGGAAACCTGGACGCGGCAAACCAGAAGATCGTCGCCGGGCTGCTTGAAGACCTGCACAGACAAGGCCACACCATCGTGATGGTGACGCACGACCCTGAGATGGCCTCGCTGGCCCAGCGCCGGATTGCGCTGAGTCACGGCAAGGTCTTCTGTCACCCGGTTGGCGGTCCGGTGGTTACCTTACGCCGCTAGGTTGGAATCAGCGTTCGCCCCAGCTCAGTTTGCTTCGCAGCACGCTGAACAGTCCGTTACGTCGAGGTCTTAGGAGTCGTACCCCGTGCTCTGAGCGGCAGCAGCGCACCTCGTCCCCCAACTCCAGCTCAATCGCTTCCTGCCCGTCCACGGTCAGGTAAGTCAGGTTGGGAACGCCCTCGATGTGAATCGTTACCGTCGACTCTCCAGGCACAACGATAGGTCGAATCGTCAGCAGGTGCGGACAGACGGGTGTCACCACGAGAGCATTCACCGAAGGCATGACGATGGGGCCGTTGGCCGAAAGATTGTATGCTGTGGAGCCCGTCGGCGTAGAGACGATGATGCCATCGGCTCGCATTGCGCCAACAAACTGCTGGTCGATCTCGACGGAGAAATCGGCCATACGCGCGATCGATCCCTTTGAGACGACAATGTCGTTGAGAGCGTCCCACTCCTTGATCGTCCTGCCTGCGCGCCGCAGCTCGATGCGGATCATGTCGCGAACTTCGACGCTCGCACAGTTGTCGCACCACGACTCAAGGGCTGTATACAGCTCCGACAGTGGAACTTCCGTCAGAAAACCGAGCGAACCTAAATTCACGCCAAGGATCGGCGTTGGAGAATGAGCAAAGGCCCTTGCCGCGGCAAGTAGCGTTCCGTCGCCGCCCAGAACAATCACCAGATGAGGGTGGTGTTTAGGCATGTCGCTGCGCTGAACTGACTTCCGCGCATCAAGATAGGCGGCGCTATGCGGATCGAGCAGCGGCTCGTAGTCATGGCTCTCAAGCCACGCAATCAGTTCTGAAAGAATTGTGGCAAGCTCCGGCTTCTGCGGCTTCGAGATGATGGCGGCCTTGAACATTAGTGCTAGTGTACCGGCTCCTCAGACCACGGGTTTACGTTGCTCCGAATACTGCGCGAAGAAGATACTCCCGGTTACCCTCCATACCCTGGATCGGGGAGTCTATGACCTCCAACTCCGTTCCACCAAGCCCCGCAACGCACTCTGTCACGCGCTCGATCGCCTCCCTGCGCGCTCCTTCATCGCGCACGATACCCCCCTTGCCGACGTTGTGCCGGCCAGCCTCGAACTGCGGCTTGATGAGGACCACGGCGGTTCCCTTCCACGGCACTCCCTCACAACCCAACGCAGCCATGACGGCCGGCAGGACCAGCGTCGCCGAGATGAACGAGACATCCATCGAGAAAAACCCTGGAGCAGGCCGGCCGGCTGAAAGAAGCTCTCCTACAGTCAGTAGCCGCGCGTTGGTTCGTTCTCGTAGCGTAACGCGTGGATCAGCGCGGAGTTTCTGTGCTATCTGACCATAGCCCGTATCCACCGCAAGTACAGAGGCTGCGCCGGCCTGAAGCATGCAGTCGGTAAATCCTCCCGTCGAAGACCCTATATCGACGGCATGAAGACCTTCCAACGAGATATTCCAATGCGCAAGCGCATGCTCAAGCTTTAGTCCGCCGCGGCTGACGTACTTCAGATCGCTTCCCAGCAGACGAACAATCGCATCCTCGGAGACATTCGCTCCCGGTTTATCGATCTTCTGCTCGTTGACGAGCACGCGTCCCGCGAGAATCAGGGCCTGCGCCCGCTCGCGAGAAGCGGCGTGTCCCTGATCGACCAGAAATTTGTCTAGGCGGTTCTTCATGAGGTGATTCAATCTCTCTGCAGCGGGGAGTCGCTTATTCATTAAGGTACATTGTGGCGTTCCATAGGTTAGAGTTGCTAGGAAAGAACTTATCGGGCAATCCAACCTTCCGGCAGGAACGTATTGATGTACAGAGAGATGGGACTGGCCAACGCTTCGCCGCAGCAGTCGCAGGATGATGCAACCCTGCTCGCGTTGGTGCGTCGCGGCGACGAACATGCCATGGCCTCTATCTACGATCGCTATTCCAAGGTTGTCTACTCCGTTGCCTTGCGCGTGCTGCGCGATCCTGCATCGGCGGAAGATGTGCTTCAGGAGGTTTTTTTGCAGGTTTGGCGCAGCCCGGAACGCTTTGTCGCCCTCCGAGGGAGCCTGGGAGGATGGCTCACTGTCGTCACGCGAAACCGGTCGATCGATGCTCTGCGCCGCAAAAAACCCAGCGACACGATTGACGACCTCTCGCTGGCCTCACAATACGATCTCGCAGTCGAAGCTGAACGCAACACCATGGCGGAAAAGGCCCGCACGGTCATCGTCAGACTGCCTCCCGAGCAGCGTAAGACGCTTGAGATGGCCTTCTTCGACGGCCTTACCCACTCCGAGATTGCCGAGATGACAGGCGATCCCCTTGGCACCGTCAAAACCAGAATCCGCAGTGCGCTGACGACACTGAGAAAGGCGTTTCTGGTATGAGCACAACCGGCCATTACGACCAGGGCGATCTGGCTCTGTTTGCCATGCAGTTGCTACCGCGCAACGAACATGTAGCCATGGCATCTCATATCTCCAGTTGCACCTACTGCCGGCAGGAACTGGCGAGCCTTCAGGGGGATCTGGCAGCGTATGCCCACACGGTAGACATGCACTCCCCCCCGGCGTTGACCCGGGAACGTTTTTTGAACCAGGTCGCCCGAGAGAAGCGGTTTGTCCCATTGGACCAGCCTGAACCCGAGCGCCTGCCACCAGTGCCTGTTCAGCGTCTCGAACGAATGGAGCGCATTGAGGCAGCCGCGGCTGGAAAGCCGCTGGGATATACGTCGCGAGGCCAGCAGTACACCACCGGTCTCGGCAGCGGACGCTATCTTGATGAAGCGGACGAGCGGCAAACAGGTCAGGTCTCGATGGTGGCCAGGGCCTTTACCTCAGCCTTTCCCTGGATTGGGTGGGCGGTGGCGGCAGTATTGGCGATTACTGCTGGAAATCTTTACCACGAGCGCGAGGCACAGCGCGCGAAGCTCATTTCACAGGCTGGAGCAATCGACCGCCTCAACTCCGATGCGGCTGGAGCGAAACAGCTTCTGGAGACCATCACCGATGCCTCGGCGCGCCAGGTAACGCTCACCAAGGCCAACGAATCTCCAGCCCCGTCTGTCCCACAGGCCAGGGTGACCTATGTCGCCTCGAAAGGATCGCTGATCTTCCTTGCGAGCAATCTGGAACCTATCGAAAGTTTCAAGACCTATGAGCTTTGGCTGATTCCCTCCGATGGAGGCGATCCAATCCCTGCCGGCACCTTCAGGCCCGATGCGCGCGGCAACGCCAGCGTCATTCTGCCGCCTTTGCCTAAGGGCATTGACGCCAAAGTATTTGGAGTCACCATCGAAGCCGATGGCGGTTCGCAAACGCCCACGATGCCTATCGTGCTCGCAGGAAGCTAAACCACATCGCTGAAGAGCGGCTACGGTATCTGGGCGCGAACCTGAACACCTTTACCCTGCAAGGGGATGGTCGTTTCGACAACGTCGGTATCGGTGCGAATGATCGTCATATTGTTCGACTCAGGAGAGGTGACGTAGACCTTCCCTGTCGGTGTTCCGTTGATCGCCGCAATAAAGTTCGGGTGCACGGTTGCTGGAACCGGAATCGTAGCCGTCACCGTGTTGGAGGTTAGATTGACGACGGAGACTGTACTGTCGGCCTGGTTCACGACATAAGCGCGAGAACCATCTTGCAGGACAGCAACCATGCGAGGATTGACTCCCACCGGCACCGTTGCCAGCACCTGACCGAAGCCATTGGCATCGATCGGGTTGGTCGGATCGCAGTTCGGGTTTCCCGGCAGAGCCGCCGCAGAGCAAAGCGGGATGTTGATGATGCTCACAGAGCCCTTGGATGTTCCATCACCGGCATTCGCAATAACCAGTTCATTCTTTGTTGGTGCCAGATCTGCCCATACAGGAGAAGTCCCAACCGGGATTGGATTGACTGCCGGTGAAGGTACTGCGTCAAGCTGGTTCGCCTGTGAGTTGATGACGGAAACTGTTCCGTCACCCTGGTTCATGATGAACGCCCGTTTTCCGTCAGCCGTCATCACGCCGTAAATTGGCGCTTTGCCCACCTGGATGATGCCGGAGATCGTATTGCTCGAAGTCTCAATCGCAGCAACCTGCCCGCTGCCACCTCCAGTGTTCTGGTTGATGACATACTGCCTGGCAGCTCCCGAAACGCCTGCAATATAAACCGGCGTGAAACCGGATGCGATCGGAAGTTCCTGGTTCAAAGCCGGTGGAAACCCCTTCAACTGAGCCACTGCGGTACGGCCTGCCTCAGTAACAAATGTCGATGTCGAGTCGGGAAAAATACTGTTCGGCAAAGCGCCGTTCAGAAGCGTTGTCTGCACGACATCGCGTGTCTGCAACTGGTTCGAAACATCGAAGCTGGTCATCGTGCCGTCGCCATTCAAGGTGTAACCGGTATTTCCGCCCGCGTTCAGGATGAAATAGTACGGTGCGACTCCAACGTTGGCCGTGATAAGCACTGTATCGCCGGAAAAATCCACAATCGTCAGAAGCCCTGGAAGCCCATTGCCCGGATCGGAGATGGCGACCGCGTACTTCTGCGGCTGCGAGGCAGGACCCACAGGATTGATCGCCGTGACCACGGGACGATACGTGTTGCCGCACCCGGAGATCGCCGCCAGCGTTGAGGCCCCCAGAACGACAGTACCGAAGGCTTTGACCTGAGACAGGATTCGAGACCGCATGGATCGCCGGTTGTCCCGGCCCCAGATAGTTGCTTCTGCTTCAATTCTTGCTAAACGCAAAACTGCTCCCGCCGTGTTACTGGTGTTGGCTATGCTATGTCAGATTGTAAATCACTTATGACCATCGGACCGGGTATCTACAACAAGTCCACCGGGAGGAATAGGCCAATCTTCCCCGCCCGGGATCATCTCCAATCCCGCCTGCTAACCTGCGTCGTGACGGGCTTGCTCCTTCTGGCTGTGGCCATGCCTCCAATAGCCGCTCACGGGCTTGGGCAGCCTATGCGGTCTGTCGGCATCCCGCTGCTCGTCAGCCTCAGCTTTGGAGCGGCGGTATGGGCCTTGCGCGCGGCGACCATGGGCGGAGTCGTCCTCGGGATACTCATCTGTTTCCTCCTGGCCCAATCTCCACAGATATCGAACGGAATTTTTACGCATTCCGTTGGGCGCTCCGCGCTCCCCGCCCTCGTCGCCGTATTTGCAATATCCTTTGCCGCAACAAAGTTCCGCCGCTCACGCAAGGAAGCACAGGGTCTGGCTGAGCCACGACGTGGCAGACAAGCCTCGCAGATTGCCGCAAACCTTGGGATCGCCGCTTTGTTCGCCGCAACGGGACGTTACGAAGGCTGCATCGCGGCTCTCGCCGAGGCCGCAGGAGACACAGCTTCGTCTGAAATAGGTCAGGCTGTCGGAGGGCCCGTAAGATTACTGACCACAGGGAAGCCCGCGCCCGCAGGAACAAATGGCGGAATTACTCTTGCCGGAACCATGGCCGCCTTGTTCGGCGCTGCGATAACCGTTTCGGTTGGCGCACTGAACCATGCTTTATGGCCTCACGCCTTAGTGATCTTCTTGGCCGCCTGCGCCGGGGTCATCTTCGACAGCCTGCTTGGCGCAACGGCAGAAAACAAGGGCTGGATCGGCAATGACCTGGTCAACTTCGCTTCCACACTGTTTGCCGCTCTGCTGGCGACCTTTCTGAGCCGCTAGTAGTCATCCTCGCCTGCGAGCCATCTCCGCGGCCAACCAATATCGAGGTGAAGTTTCGAGGCGGTATAGCTGACGATCTCGTGCAGATATCTCATCGTAAGATCGTACTGACTGATATGCCCTACTGTAGCTCTCGGTGAGGTGTAGACGTCCAGACCAGCGTCTCGGCAAAGTTCACGGATACGAAACAGGTGTGTGCCGTCTGAGACGACAACAATATGTTGCAGGTTGTTGTCTCGCGCTATCGCTGCCAACCGGCGCACCTGTTGCTCAGTGTCGAATGAATGGGTCTCTGCGATGATGCTGCCAAACGGAATACCGTGCGCCAGCAGGTAATCGCGGCCGACGGCCCCTTCTGTATTGCCCGAATCCTTGTCTGACCCTCCGCCAAGAGTAATGACGAGCGGAGCAATTTGCTTTCGGTACAGATCCACTGCGTGATCCAACCTGAAATGCAGCGTTGGCGAAGGCCGCCCTAAGTACTCCGCGGCTCCAAAGACAGCGATAGCATCGGCCTGCTGTGCTTCATCCTGATTGGCTACTTCCGATATTTGCTGCGCAACATAGATCCCCCATCCCACGATGATAAGGAAAAGTGAAAGCAGAAGGCTGCGTAAAAGCACTGCGCCAGTCGAAGGAGCTTTGCGGCGCATATTGGAGTCAGGGACGATCATGATGCGTGAGAGTCGAGTTTACGGCATCTTACCGTCAGCCCGCGAGTATAGATTTCTACCGCTGTAGTGTTAGAACGATCTCATGCGTTGGAATCGCTCCTTCGCGCAGAATCATCCACGAGTTGGCGCCCCCTGACAGATCGACAATCGTCGTCGGGATAGAGCGTGCGGTAGGTCCACCATCCACAATCAATGGGATCTTATCGCCAAGCTGGTCGCGCACTCCATTCGCGTACGTACACTCCGGCATACCATGCAGATTGGCTGAGGTCGCCGTAATCGGCAGACCAAACGCCTGGACGACTGCCCTCGGAATTGCAGCCTCGGGGACACGCAGTGCAACATTCCCTGTGTTTGCCGTAACTCGCAGCGGCAGCTTCGAGCCAGCCTTCACCACTAGCGTCAGAGGTCCCGGCCAGAAGCGCTCCGCAAGCTTGTCGAAAGCCGTGTCCAGACCGCGCGCCAACTCGTATGCTTGCGAGACACCGCCAATCAACAACGACAATGGCTTGTGGCGTGCGCGGGTCTTGATCTCGTAAATGCTGTCTACAGCCCGCAGGTTGACTGGGTCGACAGCGAGCCCATAAAACGTGTCAGTCGGTAAGGCAACGACATGTCCGGAGTGAAGCCTCGATGCCACCTGGGCGACAAGCTCCGGTTCTGGCTCATCGGGATGAATGCGGAGTATCTCGGCCGTCAAAATCGTAAGGCTCCTGTGCCATGTCGAACATCTCGGAACATAGCACACCCCTGCACGGCGTTCAAAACCGGCTCGATGAGTCGGCGTAAGATGATGGCATGGCTGGAACGTCGACACCTATCTCAAGCCGCGCCAATACCCGCGTAAAACAGCTTCGAGCTGCCTTTTCGGAGCAGAAACGCTTGAGCGGTGGCCTGATTGCCATTGAAGGCGAGCACCTGCTTGAAGAAGCGTTATGCAGCGGCATCGTTCCTGAAACCGTCTTCGTTGCCGGAAGCCGCTCTCTGCCCCCTGCTCTTTCAAAGTCCGTCGAGGTTCTACGTCTGACCGAGGACGTATTTTCCAGCGCCGTAGAAACCCGGTCGCCTCAGGGTATCGCTGCGTTGATCGCAGTTCCGGCACACGATATCGGCGAGATCGCGGCTAGGGCATGTCCACTGATTCTCATTGCCGTTAGTTTGCAGGATCCAGGCAATATGGGAACACTTATCCGCTCGGCTGAAGCCTTCGGCGCAACGGGAGTCGTTACAACGCCCGGCACAGTGAGTCCGTGGAACCAGAAGGCGATTCGTTCCAGCGCAGGAAGCATATTCCGCGTGCCCGTATCCGCCGCCGTGCCGGAACAAATCGCAGCCATGCAACATCGGAACATCCGCCTCCTGGCAGCCGTCGGGGCCGCGGCCCCGGGGGTCCTTGCATCTCAGGACGCGGACCTCCGCAAACCCTGTGCCATCCTGA
This region of Acidobacteriota bacterium genomic DNA includes:
- a CDS encoding ABC transporter ATP-binding protein, yielding MTNDSPLVENLIEQTRPDCAVIALNGVTREYEGHAGKVCALDHASFSIVAGEWVAITGPSGSGKSTLVNLIGCLDRPTQGQLHIDGVNVASMSATELDRFRADKIGFIFQQFHLIPYLSAIENVMLAQYFHSMTDEKEARTALERVGLGQRADHLPSELSGGEQQRVCVARALINNPPILLADEPTGNLDAANQKIVAGLLEDLHRQGHTIVMVTHDPEMASLAQRRIALSHGKVFCHPVGGPVVTLRR
- a CDS encoding anti-sigma factor; amino-acid sequence: MSTTGHYDQGDLALFAMQLLPRNEHVAMASHISSCTYCRQELASLQGDLAAYAHTVDMHSPPALTRERFLNQVAREKRFVPLDQPEPERLPPVPVQRLERMERIEAAAAGKPLGYTSRGQQYTTGLGSGRYLDEADERQTGQVSMVARAFTSAFPWIGWAVAAVLAITAGNLYHEREAQRAKLISQAGAIDRLNSDAAGAKQLLETITDASARQVTLTKANESPAPSVPQARVTYVASKGSLIFLASNLEPIESFKTYELWLIPSDGGDPIPAGTFRPDARGNASVILPPLPKGIDAKVFGVTIEADGGSQTPTMPIVLAGS
- a CDS encoding TlyA family RNA methyltransferase; this translates as MKNRLDKFLVDQGHAASRERAQALILAGRVLVNEQKIDKPGANVSEDAIVRLLGSDLKYVSRGGLKLEHALAHWNISLEGLHAVDIGSSTGGFTDCMLQAGAASVLAVDTGYGQIAQKLRADPRVTLRERTNARLLTVGELLSAGRPAPGFFSMDVSFISATLVLPAVMAALGCEGVPWKGTAVVLIKPQFEAGRHNVGKGGIVRDEGARREAIERVTECVAGLGGTELEVIDSPIQGMEGNREYLLRAVFGAT
- a CDS encoding ABC transporter permease; this translates as MSRQLNIVSMLRRSLVHRRARSLSALMAMTISAAVATALLTLYADLDAKLHHEFRNFGANIVITPAEAGKSFPPDTLERVQAAAGPDAVAAEFAYAVATTDRGTPVVVSGTDFDAVRRLNAWWQVDAWPAANEADAALLGQRAAQFVADEHSVQLTFDGRPLTLRGAGRLRTGDAEDSRIYMPLSTFTAWTGAQPGVIEIQIAGGAVKVEAAIERLRQLPGLKIEPVRQLVEGEDRIVDKTHALMYGAVLLIALTVAVSVLATLSASVLERRRDFALMKALGGSQAQLMAMFLLEAMVLAVAGVAAGFVLGSAAAFAISQLNFHTATLPRVGVLPAVVLLNILIAALAAMLPARVLRNLQPAALLKGE
- a CDS encoding YncE family protein — its product is MGASTLAAISGCGNTYRPVVTAINPVGPASQPQKYAVAISDPGNGLPGLLTIVDFSGDTVLITANVGVAPYYFILNAGGNTGYTLNGDGTMTSFDVSNQLQTRDVVQTTLLNGALPNSIFPDSTSTFVTEAGRTAVAQLKGFPPALNQELPIASGFTPVYIAGVSGAARQYVINQNTGGGSGQVAAIETSSNTISGIIQVGKAPIYGVMTADGKRAFIMNQGDGTVSVINSQANQLDAVPSPAVNPIPVGTSPVWADLAPTKNELVIANAGDGTSKGSVSIINIPLCSAAALPGNPNCDPTNPIDANGFGQVLATVPVGVNPRMVAVLQDGSRAYVVNQADSTVSVVNLTSNTVTATIPVPATVHPNFIAAINGTPTGKVYVTSPESNNMTIIRTDTDVVETTIPLQGKGVQVRAQIP
- a CDS encoding ABC transporter permease translates to MFFRLLMESFRRQRRRKTLAGLAILLGTTAVTAMLALATTIGDRIHDELAVYGANIVVHPAADQLDVKVGGVDVKPVSGGAYLKESDLKKLRGIFWANNITGVSPELPVHIAGSTSGGRAVDAAATGMWFRHSLSSGGGSALVTGAPALHPLWKLEGAWPNETKTTGGEAEAVAGNTLASMLGLHIGDTITTSPQNTMLRIVGIVTTGAATDDQLLLPLNAAQRIAGTPDAVRRVEISARTKPEDAFARKDPDSLSPKLREVWYCRPYANSIAYQIREAIPGARAEQVRRVEQSEGNVLKRISGLMWLISAAAMLAAGFAVSAAMATAILERQGEIGLMRSLGASKGAIAMLFYAETGLLALLAGGLGYFAGSGLAGWLGARIFGSDAPLTAASVFNPVLLPVIVALALVVALAGSTPAIRRALTMDPSAILRADV
- a CDS encoding NAD(+)/NADH kinase, which codes for MFKAAIISKPQKPELATILSELIAWLESHDYEPLLDPHSAAYLDARKSVQRSDMPKHHPHLVIVLGGDGTLLAAARAFAHSPTPILGVNLGSLGFLTEVPLSELYTALESWCDNCASVEVRDMIRIELRRAGRTIKEWDALNDIVVSKGSIARMADFSVEIDQQFVGAMRADGIIVSTPTGSTAYNLSANGPIVMPSVNALVVTPVCPHLLTIRPIVVPGESTVTIHIEGVPNLTYLTVDGQEAIELELGDEVRCCRSEHGVRLLRPRRNGLFSVLRSKLSWGER
- a CDS encoding sigma-70 family RNA polymerase sigma factor — its product is MYREMGLANASPQQSQDDATLLALVRRGDEHAMASIYDRYSKVVYSVALRVLRDPASAEDVLQEVFLQVWRSPERFVALRGSLGGWLTVVTRNRSIDALRRKKPSDTIDDLSLASQYDLAVEAERNTMAEKARTVIVRLPPEQRKTLEMAFFDGLTHSEIAEMTGDPLGTVKTRIRSALTTLRKAFLV
- a CDS encoding DUF2318 domain-containing protein, with the translated sequence MLQAFIITLREGVEAALIIGIVFAYLTKIGRQELKRTVFWALGAALAASVAVAIVLARLQINTDIFEGWVMLAAAVFVISMIWFMHKTARTMRGDIEQKIAQYTGQDGVSKAGLFFFVFLLVLREGVETVLILSAVTLNSTELMSFTGTLLGVAVAVVFGVLFVRGSVKINLQRFFRVTTVILYFVAFQLTISGLHELSENGVLPSSQAEMRLIGPIVRNDLFFFVTMLALAGLMVLMEYRRRAPMALTANATPADRRRAEWTQRREKMWMTAVVGTSFLFIFLSTAEFIYAKSSTALSPTTSVTLVGSQVTVPTADVNDDQLHRYGVHVDDGKGGSTEVRFLLFKKPDGNIVSVGDACHICGPVGFYIGSQGITCKMCASPLNASSMGQEGGCNPIPLKSTVGGGQVTIQAADLKTLVAVFER